The DNA region TTGCATCGACGCATCGCCGTGCGGCTCGAACGGGGGTATGGGAGCCGGGCCGATGAAATCGCGGCGGAATTGGCGTTGCATTACGAACAGGGACGCGACTTCCAGCGCGCCCTCCACTATCGTCGCGTCGCGGCGGAGAATGCCATACAACGGTTTGGCTATCGAGAAGCGATCGCACATCTGACAAAAGGCGTGGCGCTACTCGCCCACGTTTCCGATACGCAAGAGCGCACGCGCCAAGAGGTCGTGCTGCACAACGCACTCGGTGCCGCGTACATGGCTACGCAGGGGTATGCATCTCCAGCGGTCGCACAAGCGTACGAAAGCGCACGCGCCCTCAGTCAACCATCGGACGACGCCGCGCAACTGGCGCCCGCACTACGCGGACTGTGGGCATTCTCCCTGACCCGCGCGGAGCTGCGCACCGCGCGCCTGCTCGCCGACCAACTGTTGCACGTTGCCCAGCAAGAACACAGTCAAGCCTTGTTGCTAGAAGCAGAGCGGGAACTTGGGCAAACCCTGTATTTCCTCGGCGAGTTGCCGGCTGCGCGCCAAGCGCTCGAACACAGCCTGGCCAAGTACGATCCAGAAGCCCATGCGGATCATATCTTCTTGTATGGTCAAGACCCGAAGGTGGTTTGCCTGGCGCATCTGGCCAGGACGCTGTGTCTGCTTGGGTATCCAGACCAAGCACTCCGACAAATCGAAACAGCGCTCGCGTTCGCTCGGGAAGTCGCTCATCCCTACACGCTGGCACTGGCGAGTTATCACGCGGCGGTCGTCTTTCAGGCGTGCGGAGACTGGCCCCGCACGCTGGAGGCGGCGCAATCCGCCATGACGCTCTCGACCGAGCAGGGCTTTCCTTACTGGCGGTCGTCCAGTCAGATTCTGTACGGCTGGGCTCTGGCTCGACAAGGCCACAGCGAGGAAGGGATTCGCCACATGCAGCAAGGAATCTCCGACTATGCCGAGACCGGCGCGACCTTGAACCGTCCATACGCACTTGCGCTCTTAGCGGAAGCCTATGGAGCGACGGGGCGCGCGGACGAGGGTCTCGTGCTATTGAACGAAGCCCTCACACTCGTCCAGGGCAGTGGTGGACATTTCTATCAAGCGGAAATGTTGCGTTTGCGGGGTGAGTTACTCTTACGACAGGCCGCGATTTAAGAATGACGACGATCACACGCCCGTCATTCCGGGCGAGCAGGGCGAGACCCGGAATCCAGGAGCGAAAAACTGGATTCCCGCCTGCGCGGGAATGACGGCCCAGGAGACGCCCCCGGTTTCTACCGTCACGCTTAGCGTAATTTGCACGTATATGGAGCCGTACTTTCTGGGGGCGCGACCGTCTCGGTCGCTTTTTTTACGGGCGGGACGCCCGCGCTCCTGACTACAACGCGGTCGGTCGTATGGTGCCCCCTGCCCGTTTCGCGGCGATAGTCTGGGTATAGAGCTGGACATAGTGAGCGGCGGAGCGGTCCCACGAAAAATCCCGGGCCATGGCGTTACGTGTGAGCTGTCGCCACGCACTTCGGTCGGCAAACGTCCGCAGCGCCTCGGTAACGGCGCTTACCAGCGCATCGCCACTCGCTTCATGAAAGACGAAACCTGTGCCTTCTCCAGTGGCTGCGTTAAACGGGGTGATGGTGTCTTTCAATCCGCCAGTGGACCGGACAATCGGAATCGTGCCGTACCGTAAACTGTAAATCTGATTGAGCCCGCAGGGTTCGTAGCGCGACGGCATCAAAAAGCAGTCGCTCCCGGCTTCAATCTGATGAGCCAAGGCATTATCGAAGCCAAGTCGCACGGCGAACTTTTGTGGATGCCGAGCACTCAACGTAGTAAGGAGTTCTTCATACGGCTGTGCTCCAGAACCCAGCACCACGAAACGTACATCCATGGCGAGCAGGCGCTCGAGCGCCGCCGCCACCAGATCGAACCCTTTTTGATCGACTAGGCGGGAGATCATGCCAATCAGCGGCGTGTCTACGTCTTCCGGCAAGTGACACGTCTGTAGAAGCGCACGCTTACAAACCATTTTACCGGCGAGATCGGTTTCGTCGTAGTGCGTTGGGATCAATGGATCGTGTTCCGGACTCCAGACGGAGTAATCTGCGCCATTCAGAATGCCGGTCAACGCATCGCGCCGTGAACGCAACACGCCGTCAAGCCCCGAGCCAAACTCGGGCGTGCAAATTTCTTCCGCGTAGGTGGGGCTGACCGTCGTCAGTGCATCGGCAAAGAGCAGCCCGGCTTTCATGAAATTGACATATCCAAGAAATTCCACGCCGGCAGGTTGAAACAACGACAGCGGTAATCCGGTCACGGGGAACGTCCAGGCCGGAAAGGTCCCCTGATAGGCCATATTATGGATGGTATACACCGTCGCCGCAGCGGAGAGCCGCTCATCGAGCCAAGGGAACACGCGCAGATAGGCGGGAATCAAGGCGGACTGCCAGTCGTGACAATGAAACACCTGAGGAAACCATTCCAGGCGTAGGGCAAGCAGGAGCGCAGCCCGACAGAAGAAGGTGAAGCGTGCGGCGTTGTCCGGGTAGTCGCCACTGTCGTCGCCATATAATCCTGGGCGGGAAAAGTACTCGTTTTGTTCGATGAAATAGACCGGGACAGCCGGCGCGGTGTCTTCCTGTGTAGGTAAGAACCCTTGCCACACCTGCGCCGTGCGGTTGCCGGCGGTGTCCGGGACCTGAAGATCGGGAAGAAGCGAAGTCAGGGGAAACGCGCCGTCCCGCACCTGGCGGTACAGTGGCATGACCACGCGGACATCATGTCCGAGCGCGGCCAGGGCTTTCGGCAAAGCTCCAATAACGTCACCGAGGCCGCCCGTCCGGGCGAAGGGACCAACCTCCGAGGCGACAAACAGAATGCGTAAGGGGTCTGACATAAAAACCGTGACAAGGAAGGAGACGCTAAGGAAAGGACGCTGATGAACTGCGAGGAGTAAGCCGGAGACGCCTCGGTGAGGCGTCTCTACGCACAGATCATGACCGATGCGCCCATTTCCCCTTTGCGGGCGCGCCCCCGGTTATAAGGTATGGGTGACGTCGCCGTAGTAGTCCTCCCAGCGGGCCGCCGGATTGGCTTGCCACATATTTCCCAGGTGCCAACTCTGGC from Deltaproteobacteria bacterium includes:
- the glgA gene encoding glycogen synthase GlgA, which encodes MSDPLRILFVASEVGPFARTGGLGDVIGALPKALAALGHDVRVVMPLYRQVRDGAFPLTSLLPDLQVPDTAGNRTAQVWQGFLPTQEDTAPAVPVYFIEQNEYFSRPGLYGDDSGDYPDNAARFTFFCRAALLLALRLEWFPQVFHCHDWQSALIPAYLRVFPWLDERLSAAATVYTIHNMAYQGTFPAWTFPVTGLPLSLFQPAGVEFLGYVNFMKAGLLFADALTTVSPTYAEEICTPEFGSGLDGVLRSRRDALTGILNGADYSVWSPEHDPLIPTHYDETDLAGKMVCKRALLQTCHLPEDVDTPLIGMISRLVDQKGFDLVAAALERLLAMDVRFVVLGSGAQPYEELLTTLSARHPQKFAVRLGFDNALAHQIEAGSDCFLMPSRYEPCGLNQIYSLRYGTIPIVRSTGGLKDTITPFNAATGEGTGFVFHEASGDALVSAVTEALRTFADRSAWRQLTRNAMARDFSWDRSAAHYVQLYTQTIAAKRAGGTIRPTAL